The Solea solea chromosome 19, fSolSol10.1, whole genome shotgun sequence genome has a window encoding:
- the nadk2 gene encoding NAD kinase 2, mitochondrial isoform X1, translated as MSRGSAVNLLCLGNRAVSVLYGSPPRSLLHLSAYNAGSLKPRSGFRPEKVAVVTKTTRYEFEQQRYRFAGLSEDDLKQLLAMKGSSYSGLLERHNIHTNNVEHIVKSLRSKGINVRVVKRGEYDAEVVRWADAIISAGGDGTMLLVASKVLSKDKPIVGVNTDPERSEGHLCLPVRYTRAFPEALDKLFRGEFRWLWRQRIRVHLEGTGINPAPVDLHEQQLSLEQHNQAHRNTAADNQRRPGTLYETVSKPCLLPVRSLNEIFIGESLSSREKFKPFKHHVNHLLHRASYYEISVDDGPWEKQKSSGLSICTGTGSKAWSYNINKLAEQAVEEVLKIGKFLSGLDIPLNREFIERVTDRYNEALVFAPDDRRLLYSIREPIVNRVFSNSRQRGFASKVCVRSRCWDACMVVDGGTSFEFNDGAIATISMSGDDQLRTVVLQN; from the exons ATGAGTCGCGGCTCGGCTGTGAACCTGCTGTGTCTCGGCAACCGAGCTGTCAGCGTCCTCTACGGAAGCCCCCCCCGCTCCCTCCTCCACTTATCAGCGTACAACGCGGGGTCACTGAAGCCGAGATCCGGGTTCAGACCGGAGAAAGTGGCCGTGGTGACGAAGACGACCCGGTACGAGTTCGAGCAGCAGCGGTATCGGTTCGCTGGACTCTCCGAGGATGATCTGAAACAGCTG ctcGCCATGAAGGGCTCCAGCTACAGCGGCCTGCTGGAGAGACACAACATCCACACCAACAATGTGGAACACATAGTGAAGAGCCTGCG GAGCAAAGGCATCAACGTGCGAGTGGTGAAGAGAGGAGAGTACGATGCAGAAGTGGTGCGATGGGCAGACGCCATCATCTCTGCTGGAG gtgACGGGACAATGCTACTTGTTGCCAGTAAGGTTTTAAGCAAGGACAAACCAATTGTTGGAGTAAACACTGACCCTGAGAG GTCAGAAGGTCACCTGTGTCTGCCCGTACGCTACACTCGCGCTTTCCCCGAGGCGCTGGACAAACTCTTTCGTGGTGAGTTCAG GTGGCTTTGGCGTCAGAGGATCCGCGTGCACTTGGAGGGAACGGGAATCAACCCGGCGCCGGTGGATCTCCACGAGCAGCAGCTGAGCCTGGAGCAGCACAACCAAGCTCACCGCAACACCGCCGCGGACAATCAGAGGA GGCCAGGAACTCTATACGAGACCGTCTCCAAGCCCTGTCTCCTCCCGGTCAGGAGCCTGAATGAAATCTTCATCGGAGAGTCTTTGTCGTCCAG GGAGAAGTTTAAACCCTTCAAACACCATGTTAACCATTTGCTTCATAGGGCTTCCTACTATGAGATTTCTGTGGACGACGGCCCTTGGGAGAAGCAGAAGAGTTCAGGTCTCAGTATCTGCACAGGAACTGGATCCAAAGCCTG GTCATATAACATCAACAAACTTGCTGAACAGGCTGTGGAGGAGGTTTTAAAAATAG GAAAGTTCCTCTCAGGTCTTGATATTCCACTTAATCGGGAATTTATTGAGAGAG tcactgaCAGATACAACGAGGCTCTGGTGTTTGCTCCAGACGACAGACGTCTGCTGTACAGCATCAGAGAGCCCATCGTTAACAGAGTCTTCTCCAACAGTCGACAGAGAGGCTTCGCCAGCAA AGTGTGCGTCCGCTCCCGCTGCTGGGACGCCTGCATGGTGGTCGACGGCGGGACGTCGTTCGAGTTCAACGACGGCGCCATCGCCACCATCAGCATGAGCGGGGACGATCAGCTGAGGACTGTGGTTCTACAGAACTGA
- the nadk2 gene encoding NAD kinase 2, mitochondrial isoform X2: MSRGSAVNLLCLGNRAVSVLYGSPPRSLLHLSAYNAGSLKPRSGFRPEKVAVVTKTTRYEFEQQRYRFAGLSEDDLKQLLAMKGSSYSGLLERHNIHTNNVEHIVKSLRSKGINVRVVKRGEYDAEVVRWADAIISAGGDGTMLLVASKVLSKDKPIVGVNTDPERSEGHLCLPVRYTRAFPEALDKLFRGEFRWLWRQRIRVHLEGTGINPAPVDLHEQQLSLEQHNQAHRNTAADNQRRPGTLYETVSKPCLLPVRSLNEIFIGESLSSRASYYEISVDDGPWEKQKSSGLSICTGTGSKAWSYNINKLAEQAVEEVLKIGKFLSGLDIPLNREFIERVTDRYNEALVFAPDDRRLLYSIREPIVNRVFSNSRQRGFASKVCVRSRCWDACMVVDGGTSFEFNDGAIATISMSGDDQLRTVVLQN; this comes from the exons ATGAGTCGCGGCTCGGCTGTGAACCTGCTGTGTCTCGGCAACCGAGCTGTCAGCGTCCTCTACGGAAGCCCCCCCCGCTCCCTCCTCCACTTATCAGCGTACAACGCGGGGTCACTGAAGCCGAGATCCGGGTTCAGACCGGAGAAAGTGGCCGTGGTGACGAAGACGACCCGGTACGAGTTCGAGCAGCAGCGGTATCGGTTCGCTGGACTCTCCGAGGATGATCTGAAACAGCTG ctcGCCATGAAGGGCTCCAGCTACAGCGGCCTGCTGGAGAGACACAACATCCACACCAACAATGTGGAACACATAGTGAAGAGCCTGCG GAGCAAAGGCATCAACGTGCGAGTGGTGAAGAGAGGAGAGTACGATGCAGAAGTGGTGCGATGGGCAGACGCCATCATCTCTGCTGGAG gtgACGGGACAATGCTACTTGTTGCCAGTAAGGTTTTAAGCAAGGACAAACCAATTGTTGGAGTAAACACTGACCCTGAGAG GTCAGAAGGTCACCTGTGTCTGCCCGTACGCTACACTCGCGCTTTCCCCGAGGCGCTGGACAAACTCTTTCGTGGTGAGTTCAG GTGGCTTTGGCGTCAGAGGATCCGCGTGCACTTGGAGGGAACGGGAATCAACCCGGCGCCGGTGGATCTCCACGAGCAGCAGCTGAGCCTGGAGCAGCACAACCAAGCTCACCGCAACACCGCCGCGGACAATCAGAGGA GGCCAGGAACTCTATACGAGACCGTCTCCAAGCCCTGTCTCCTCCCGGTCAGGAGCCTGAATGAAATCTTCATCGGAGAGTCTTTGTCGTCCAG GGCTTCCTACTATGAGATTTCTGTGGACGACGGCCCTTGGGAGAAGCAGAAGAGTTCAGGTCTCAGTATCTGCACAGGAACTGGATCCAAAGCCTG GTCATATAACATCAACAAACTTGCTGAACAGGCTGTGGAGGAGGTTTTAAAAATAG GAAAGTTCCTCTCAGGTCTTGATATTCCACTTAATCGGGAATTTATTGAGAGAG tcactgaCAGATACAACGAGGCTCTGGTGTTTGCTCCAGACGACAGACGTCTGCTGTACAGCATCAGAGAGCCCATCGTTAACAGAGTCTTCTCCAACAGTCGACAGAGAGGCTTCGCCAGCAA AGTGTGCGTCCGCTCCCGCTGCTGGGACGCCTGCATGGTGGTCGACGGCGGGACGTCGTTCGAGTTCAACGACGGCGCCATCGCCACCATCAGCATGAGCGGGGACGATCAGCTGAGGACTGTGGTTCTACAGAACTGA
- the nadk2 gene encoding NAD kinase 2, mitochondrial isoform X3: MKGSSYSGLLERHNIHTNNVEHIVKSLRSKGINVRVVKRGEYDAEVVRWADAIISAGGDGTMLLVASKVLSKDKPIVGVNTDPERSEGHLCLPVRYTRAFPEALDKLFRGEFRWLWRQRIRVHLEGTGINPAPVDLHEQQLSLEQHNQAHRNTAADNQRRPGTLYETVSKPCLLPVRSLNEIFIGESLSSREKFKPFKHHVNHLLHRASYYEISVDDGPWEKQKSSGLSICTGTGSKAWSYNINKLAEQAVEEVLKIGKFLSGLDIPLNREFIERVTDRYNEALVFAPDDRRLLYSIREPIVNRVFSNSRQRGFASKVCVRSRCWDACMVVDGGTSFEFNDGAIATISMSGDDQLRTVVLQN, encoded by the exons ATGAAGGGCTCCAGCTACAGCGGCCTGCTGGAGAGACACAACATCCACACCAACAATGTGGAACACATAGTGAAGAGCCTGCG GAGCAAAGGCATCAACGTGCGAGTGGTGAAGAGAGGAGAGTACGATGCAGAAGTGGTGCGATGGGCAGACGCCATCATCTCTGCTGGAG gtgACGGGACAATGCTACTTGTTGCCAGTAAGGTTTTAAGCAAGGACAAACCAATTGTTGGAGTAAACACTGACCCTGAGAG GTCAGAAGGTCACCTGTGTCTGCCCGTACGCTACACTCGCGCTTTCCCCGAGGCGCTGGACAAACTCTTTCGTGGTGAGTTCAG GTGGCTTTGGCGTCAGAGGATCCGCGTGCACTTGGAGGGAACGGGAATCAACCCGGCGCCGGTGGATCTCCACGAGCAGCAGCTGAGCCTGGAGCAGCACAACCAAGCTCACCGCAACACCGCCGCGGACAATCAGAGGA GGCCAGGAACTCTATACGAGACCGTCTCCAAGCCCTGTCTCCTCCCGGTCAGGAGCCTGAATGAAATCTTCATCGGAGAGTCTTTGTCGTCCAG GGAGAAGTTTAAACCCTTCAAACACCATGTTAACCATTTGCTTCATAGGGCTTCCTACTATGAGATTTCTGTGGACGACGGCCCTTGGGAGAAGCAGAAGAGTTCAGGTCTCAGTATCTGCACAGGAACTGGATCCAAAGCCTG GTCATATAACATCAACAAACTTGCTGAACAGGCTGTGGAGGAGGTTTTAAAAATAG GAAAGTTCCTCTCAGGTCTTGATATTCCACTTAATCGGGAATTTATTGAGAGAG tcactgaCAGATACAACGAGGCTCTGGTGTTTGCTCCAGACGACAGACGTCTGCTGTACAGCATCAGAGAGCCCATCGTTAACAGAGTCTTCTCCAACAGTCGACAGAGAGGCTTCGCCAGCAA AGTGTGCGTCCGCTCCCGCTGCTGGGACGCCTGCATGGTGGTCGACGGCGGGACGTCGTTCGAGTTCAACGACGGCGCCATCGCCACCATCAGCATGAGCGGGGACGATCAGCTGAGGACTGTGGTTCTACAGAACTGA